Sequence from the Rutidosis leptorrhynchoides isolate AG116_Rl617_1_P2 chromosome 3, CSIRO_AGI_Rlap_v1, whole genome shotgun sequence genome:
CCTTTCTCTACCCAGAaaatagagaaagtcatccctctctctattcgacgaataaagagattgcttccgagtggacctccggccaatgagTAAAaagtgtttttttttataaaaaaaaaaaaattaaaataaaaattaaaataaaaataaaattgagacgccatgaaaatggtagaatcaaatttttatgggttttaaaACCAGCCTGGGATTCACTTTAGGCTctacggcagtcaagacgccaataaatcgacgcttgttgttggcCCAAAAATAGAGCCAaatagtagtagcagtagtagtagTAGATAGTAATAGTAACATACCTATTAAACAAGCTTTAAAATTTTGAAATATGGGTGGCTATCAAGTGATCGTGCATATCTCGTAGTTTCGCATTCAAGCTTTAATTTTTATCCATACCTATTAAAATTTTGAAATAGTGAGATGAATATATCTTAACTTTACCAAATATTCGTAAAATCTTTCTAAGAATGATATTTGTCTTCTAGTTTTAAGGATGTTGATCTTTACGGGGATTAATATGTGCATGGATTATATTGCTGCTGCCTCCTAACAAAATATGTATATGatgatatatagataataattttaTATTGTGAAAATGAGAACTTTAAAATAATTGGTGATATTTAAAGGTTTTGACGGGTAAACTAAACTATTGTTTGACCTGTATCAACCGAAGTTTACACTTAAGGAGGTCTTGATATCTACTTACTAATTATTTCACTTTTCGTCCCTCTTCCTCATTTTCAGGAATCAAAGGCTGATCCTGTTGATTCTGATGTAAGTCTCTCATTCACTATTTTTTAAGAATCTCAATGGAACTTATTACATCTTTACGACTAATTATGATATAAATTGGTTCAGGCTGAGGATGAGGGCCATGACAGTGATGATGCTGAACCTGAAGATGATGAGCAAGCCGATGAAAGTGATATCAAGGTAAAAAATGATCCAATTTACTCTCTGTCAACGCAACGCAGTTGGCGGTCGATTAAGAAATTTCACCTTTTTATTTATTTGTATCTGCAGGATGAACTATAGGGACTCCGTCAATTGCGAACAATCCAATATAAACATGTGATGTGAGGTCTTGAGCTTTTAGACGTTGAGATATTTTTGTATCATTTCTTTTAAAGTTTTGTGTTGTTAGCCGTTGGGATAGGTATAAAACAGTTGGAAGTTGTATTCAGATCTTCTGCATCTAGTTACAGTTGTCCGTAGAGTGTTATTAGAAAGAAACTGAGAAATGTGTCTTTATCAGCATGGGTGAAATAGATGGCTAAAGTTATCTTGAAACTGACTGGCTTGCCTTTATTTTCTTTCCTTTGAATAATCTTTGATTGCAGATTACAAGATTATTGTGAACGCTAGTAGTCTTGAGAGTCTTTGACAGTGTGTTAGGTGTTGGGAAAGTGGACAATGTTCACGAATTATTAAATGTTCGCGAGTTACTAACAAGTATTGTTTTCAACCAATTACGAGAAAGAAATAGAGAAAAAGTTTGAATGAAGCGATGCCTTGCGCTAGATGCTATTCTAGAACGTCGTTTAGAACTCCTTTGTGGAGTGGAAGCATGCTGGTGGACCGCGTTTCTTAATGTTGAATGGTAACGAAGACGTTTTTACTCCATACGCTCTTATAATATAGTTTTTGTCATTGTGTGTACCAAGTGTAGAGTTCTACTTGCAAACTCTAACTTGGGGTTGATTTGGTGTTTGAAAAGTTCAGTTACAAGATTTAGTTACAAAGTTATAAACTGAAATTGTAGTTGATTGTACAACCAGCAAAAGGGTACAACACTTCACTCTTAAGAATCTACGGAGTACAAGATAAATGGATTTGATAAAAATGTACAAAATTTTTTAAAAGGTGTTGCATATTCTAAAATCTAAATAATGCTGTATGGGGTctacttttaattttaattaatagagTATACATTTTCATCAACAGGAATGCTTAAACTTCACTCATACGTTTGTTTTAAAGAATTTAAATGTTGTGTGTGTTTTGGcagatttaatacttttgaataatTTTCTACTAGTTGTGACTTCTGAATAACCCGAATCCACTTATGCTTTAAAACTTTTCACAAATATAAGCAGGAGTCTTtttgtttttgttattattaagtaataacgcGGTTGAGTACCATTAAAACTTGTAGAATTGTAGAAACATAAAGTAAGATGAGAAATAGAGGAATAAGATGTCAAGTTGTTAAATatacctcttcaaaacttttggaTGTTGTGCGGTTATGGTGTTTAATTTTAGCTACCAAGATGTTAAGATAATTGTCATTTTTAACCACAAACACTTAAGTATTTTGATTTTTGAAATTATAGATTTCCCATCATTCTAATGACAAAAAGTGCTCTAATTTATAGAATAGAACTAATAATTATAAGAGCTCTCGGTGTCCACATCGTCGCTCATCAAATCAGTCACCGACGCTGAAAAAACGAACACCCGTCCAACGTCGCGCCACCGTCGATTCTGCCATTGTTGCCCACCGTCACGCCACAGACGGTGTGTTTatggcttttttttttcttttaaaattatTGTATTTTTCTATTGGTTCACCTCATATAAATGGACACCGAAATAGACACCGAACGacattccactttaatcaatttcAAGGTTCATTTTTAACACTAAATGGACCTTGGCAAAGAGACACGGTAACCTCGTACTCTAAGGTTCCACTAACTTATGCTAGAAGACATAAGAAAAGATTCATCAAGTGAATTAATAATTTCAAATTTTACTCATTaaatttcatatatacatataactggtccggaccggcccgcgcgatGTGGCGAGAGCTTTCGgccggcgtattcatatttaacgcagttttatttacagaagggTAAACGGACCATCTGTTATGCGTCGTTGTTGGTGttgtcgtctttagtgttttttaaaatctgtccggttcgaacgtagttagtttcattttgttgataaaattatttcgagcctgatggtgctggcgaaaaaatttaactcgcggcgagcaggaagatacgagttgtcgttgtgtttagcgttttttttaaaaagtgtctgtttcgaacgtagttagtatcgttttgttcataaaattatttcgagtctgactctgccgtcgaaaaaatttaactcgtgttgagcgggaagatacgggttgtcgttgtgtttaacgttttttgagaagtgtccgtttcgcgtatagttagtcccgttgtgttcataATATTTTTCCGAGTTGgacggtggtctctgaaaaatttaactcgcacccagcgagaagatagggcccgttataaattcggatggaattagtttcttatattttaattaaattatatatttataatttttacccCTTAAATTGTGTAAACTTGAGGGATCGTTGTGGAAATATAGgtgaagttgagggaccgtttgtaatgtgagcGCGAACTCAAAACTACACTAAGATATAAATAAAACTACAACATTTCACGCTTCTTTTAATATATAAGGTTAAggttaaggttaataataataataataaggttaaggttaaggttaataataataataataataataataataataataataataataataataataataataataataataataataatatatatttatttttatttttgttataattataaatataaaaatataaattataaatataaattataattataattcaatTGTTTAACCACGTTAATGCATGTTTTTGATGAATTTATCAATTTGAATGGTGGCTTCAACTTTATTAAGTTTTTCatgaaaaaaaaacaaagaaagataTAAAAACGTTAACAGATATATTACATATACATAGATGTTAGATAATAAATTATCCATCGCAATGTCGCAATGTACATGAATGAAGAACGAATTTAGGGGTGTTCGTTCGGTTGGTTTATGGTTTATGTTGTTTATTCGGTTTGGTTTATTTGGTTTTCAACAATATTTTTGAGAACCAATAACCGAACCAAATTTGATAAAACCAAACCAATCCAACCAAATAAGGAATCGGTTTACATGGATTGGTTTTGGTTAAACTAAATTAAAACTTTTAGATAAAAAGTGTGtggtttttattttttaaaaatgcaaacatattttattgattaaacAATAAGTATATAATTGATACAATATTTACTGTCAAGCATGCAATATGAGAAGCAGCTCAACAGTATACAACTCATATTTAGAATCTAAACTATACCAATGAACTGAATagtacaataataaaaatgaaaccAACAACAACTAAGTTTTCAAATATGAAAAGTTCATAATACAGAGTAACTAATAAACAAATTCAATTGTTAAAGTGAAATCAAACCAACAAAAACATTTGACTCAAACAAGAAAAAATAAAAGATAACCCATACTTAAAATTCAAAATAAAttacattaaatatttaatatttagtataaataccataaataaaagtatatttcgGTTTTTGGTTTAAAaccaaatgttaattttaataaccaAATCCAAACCGAAAACCGTAAATATTTTCGGGTGAAACCAATAAAccaaaccaaaaaccaaataagcaACCCACTTTAACCAAATCAATTTGGATTGGTCGGTTTCATGGTCGAAACTGTTTAATGCACACCCCTAAGAACGATATGATGTATTTTTGGAGTATTCGTTTTTTTATTACTGTAGAATAATATTACTCCGTAGAATATTAAATTTAGATTAGAAATTTGGAATATTAATCCGTAGAAAGTTCTCGTACCTGATTATCCAAGATCTATTTACAATAGTCTGTTAAAGATAACTTTTAAGTTAGTTCCATCAAGACCTACAGACGAAAGTACTATTTAATAAAAATTTATGCAAGTGTACTATTTAATAAAAATTTATGCAATTGTATCTAAGGGCAGTTTAGACAATTTGAGTGGAAGAAGTAAAACTCGTTGTGGAACTATCAATTCCCTATTTAATATCTGTAACCGCAAGTCTACATCAGTCGTTTGCCGGCTCGTAGTAACACCCAATCCAAGACATCCACGTGGCACCCATGACAAACATCTTGACATGTTAATCTCTCATTTGTCCACCTCATCCTACACTTACACGTAGATTCCACCTCATCTAGCAATTCCAACGCAAAATTAACGTGATTACCAAAGATAAATCCCATATATAAAACCCCTACTCTGATCTCGCTATCGCGCACAAGCACACTTTCTCTGTGTATCAATGGCGGACCGAATGTTAAACCCTAGCTCCCTCGTTGTTCTCTCTCTGCTGATGCTCTTCTCGATCGCTTCTGCTAAAGTCTTCTTTGAAGAACGATTTGAAGGTAATTACCTTGTATATAAATGAGTTTTTGGCTATGTATCTACTCGCATTTTTAATCTGAAATGATGTTTTGTTTTGATTATGTAAATTAGCTTTACGCTGTGCCAGTTTTATCCGATTACGATGACGTGATATATTTTATGTGAATTGTAActagatttatgattttgattatgtgatttaatataattttatgtaTGAGCTCTATTTGATTACGATGATGTCAACTATTGTGAATTTAAAGTTGATTTACTGATACAGCAACGAGATCAGAGTCAATTGGTTTGTAAATATTGTAAACAGAGTTGGGAGTGTTCAGAGCGGAGTAAAATTGAAAATGGATCTGTTtttgtttactattgattgatcaGGGGATGATAGTCTTAGCAGATAATTATCATCAGCTGATTGATAATTAATTAGCATTTAGCATGTGGATTGTAAACTTTGTTGTTCCTTCATAAACAGTATGTAAATGTAGCTAGTAATGTTTTATGTATGATATTAATTTTTATTGTATTTCCATGTAAATTGTAAAAATTCATTTTGTTTAATATAATGTCAGATGGTTGGGAAAGCCGGTGGGTTAAATCCGATTGGAAGAAAGATGAGAACATGGCAGGGGAGTGGAATTACACTTCTGGTAAATGGAATGGAGATGCCAATGATAAAGGTAGTCTTCTTCATCTACTTGGTTGtaaatttgtattatatatataaaaataaaagatgAATGTATCACTTTATTCATCATTATGTATCATTAAGTTTATAAGAAGCTGACATGAATGGTTTTTGTTTGTTGTTATAGGTATCCAAACGAGTGAAGACTACAGATTTTATGCCATATCAGCTGAGTACCCTGAATTCAGCAACAAGGATAAAACTCTAGTCTTCCAATTTTCGGTTAAGCACGAGCAGAAGCTTGACTGTGGGGGTGGCTACATGAAATTGCTGAGTGGTGACGTTGACCAAAAGAAGTTCGGTGGTGATACTCCCTACAGGTTGTTTATCTATAACATATTTGTTTATGAAAATTTACTTTTTGCTTGGATTTGGTGTTATAACTAATTCATGATCATACTGTTAACTACAGCATCATGTTTGGACCTGATATCTGTGGTTATGCAACAAAGAAGGTTCATGCGATCCTTACATACAACGGGGAAAACAAATTGATTAAAAAGGATGTACCTTGTGAGACTGACCAGCTTTCACATGTTTATACCTTCATCCTTCGTCCTGATGCTACCTACAGTATTCTCATTGATAATGTAGAGAAACAGACTGGAAGTTTGTACTCCGATTGGGATCTTCTCCCTGCAAAGCAGATTAAGGACCCTGAGGCCAAAAAGGTAAATTAAAAAAACACGAGTAGTAGTTTGCTAATGTTATGATTATATTTTTCATATAGTTTTCACTCAAATGCAAATTGATTTTGACAGCCTGAAGATTGGGATGACAAGGAGTTTATTCATGACCCTGAAGACAAGAAGCCTGAGGTAGTAAAACCAAAGATAGTAAAACCAAAGattcttattttctttttctttcttttaaaaaaaaaaaaatttcaaatggGAACCTATAACTGAATGTTTTTTATGTTTGTCAGGGTTATGATGACATCCCAAAGGAGATCGCCGACCCAGATGCCAAAAAGGTTTGCATTTTTTATTTAACACTTTGACTTATCTAAGCCCAGGCTATTAATTAGTTATTGATTAAGACGAGCTAAATTTTTCAGCCAGAAGATTGGGATGATGAGGAAGATGGTGAGTGGACCGTCCCAACTATTCCAAACCCCGAGTACAAGGGTCCATGGAAGGCAAAGGTTTGTTGATTTCTGTTTTACAATCTATATTCATTTCATACCGAAGCACGTGTTTCCTAAAATGTCTTCCCTTGACAGAAAATCAAGAACCCAAACTACCAAGGAAAGTGGAAGGCACCTATGATTGACAACCCAGGTATTCATCATTTTCTCTGTAGTCGTTGCATTTATTTGATTATTTGATTCTTTTCAATGTCTACTAAGTTGTATTAACATGTTTTATCTTCTAATTTTTAGATTTTAAGGACGACCCTGATCTGTATGTTTTCCCCAAGTTGAAGTATGTCGGTATTGAGCTTTGGCAGGTGATTgcttttattttattcatactgAGTTTGTGCACATATTTATCTATGAGGTTCTTAATGTTTAAATAAATATGATGCTTTATTTTCAGGTAAAATCTGGAACTTTGTTTGACAACGTTTTGATATGCGATGATCCTGAATACGCCAAACAAGCGGCTGAAGAAACCTGGGGAAAACAAAAAGATGTATGATGCTTCTATATCTACTAGCTTGCTAGTCTGTGTTATCATTGTCtccttattactattatcataattaaagtataatataataataataataataatttctattataatATAATTGCTTATTTGCTTCTATTATAGGCTGAGAAGGCAGCGTTTGAAGAGCTAGAAAAGAAGAACGAGGAGGAGGTATGATTGTTACATGGAATTATCTTTACTCTTCTCACTGTTTTCGGTACTTTGAGATGTTGACCCATTTGTTGATTATGTTACTTTGAAATGTTGACCCATTTGCTTTGAATGAGTTAATTTTCGGTTATGTTTAATCTTTCACAAGTCAGATATAACTAAAAAGTTAAGCTAAGAagtgaatgggtcaaatgggtggaaGCCCCACCCAAAGTTCATACAATATTTTTAAGTTGCTTAAATGATACGTTTATATTTCTTTTTGGAATATTATACTGTTTTTTACTCATACAGCAACACCaataacataataaaaaaaatagaagttGGAAAGAAAAAGTTTTGACCTTCTCATTTTAGCTGATATACAATGACAGCAAATTAAATAAATCTAACCAAGAAGGTAAACTATCAAATCCCTTTTACTTATTACCTCTTTTCCATTTTCACTTTCAGGAAGCAAAGGATGACCCAATTGATTCCGATGTAAGTCTTTTTCTCTACTGTCTTTTTAAATTACATAGGTGATAGGTGATTTATACCCACCAAAAAGTGATTCCTACACAATAGATAATTGTTATATGATTAGTTACCCTCGCATCATACAAGATGGCCAAAAAGTGTCTGACTTGAAAATAGTTAAACTACCATTGTTTAGTACAAAACGCTCATGGTTAGAAGGTGTTAACATTTTTAAGGTAGATTTATAATGTGATATTACGTTGTTCAGGCCgagaatgatgatgatgccgaGCCAGAGGATGAGGAAGATTCTGATGATAACGATGTCAAGGTACATAATATTGAAAGTTTCTCATGATTTGTTGCAAATTTTCTTACGTAACAACCTTTTTATTTTATCTTCTTATTATAACTAATACAAAATACTAATACTATGCTATTATTAATTGTGCAGGATGAGCTATAGATGGGCCAAATTTTACTTTAAATCTGAGCTATGAGCAGTTAGAATTTAATATCTTATTTCTTATTTTTATGACTTTGTGTTTTAGGCCCTTTTTATATAGAGATACAAAAACAATTGTGAAGTGTAATGCAGTTTTTTCTGCCCCTCATTTGAATTGCTTTGAGCATTAACTATTGGAATATCGTTAGAAAGAAATCATTGGGAACATCAGTGTTTTTGTTTGTCCATATGTTTCAAAATCTACGGCCGACTTTTACATTAAGTTATTACAAAATAGAAGTTTCATTGAAGATCAGGTTTTGTATGCTGACAGTGACGATAAAGCGTTCATGAAATTGACTAGCTTTGCAGACATCACAATCATAGCGATGATGTCGTCAATGTGCATGCTAAGTTGATTACAATTGCACACATCACAATTGTACCAATCATGTGAATGAGCCCATCAATTGATTATGATTCTACAAAATTGATGAAAATACACTTTTTAGGCTTCAaataaaatacacttttttaaaaaaaattgccttTTTACAtcattcggtagacgggatttctgtctaccacctttttctgtcatctactaccatttttacaaagtagtagacagtaacaagaaggtagtagacagtgagaacaaagcagtagacagccaattataaagtagctgaccgtctactgccttgttgttactgtctactaccttgttgtaggtgtcgactgatatgtattattggtgtcgacacctacaacaaggtagtagacaataaccacaaggcagtagacggtcagctaccttgtaattggctgtctactgctttgttctcactgtctactaccttgttgttactgtctactactttgtaaaaatggtagtagacgacagataaaggtggtagacataaattccgtctaccgaatggtgtaaaaagacaattttttttaaaaaagtgtattttgtttgaagccttaaaaaaagtgtattttgaacaatttcccCTATGAATAAGGCAGTTCATGCTTGTAAGCTATGAGTTGAGTATATTTCAATGATAGAATTTTGTAAATTAGATATCTATCGATTATAACACCATTTGGAGATCATAAGAGAGGTCCCAATGGTTTGGTCATGACACCCGTCCACACAGGCGCCCAGCAGGGCGCCGATGGCAGCAGACCGCCTTTCCGGCAGCCCTGCCTCCATCGCCCTCATTCATTTCTTTTTAGGGCATATACTTGGACGGAACAGATGTTAAACAGACTTGTACATGGTGTTGCAATTTTTGTACTACATAATAATTAATTAGTATAGTGGGTCCTAATTTATTTGAGGAAGTATTTTATGGTTGAAAGTGTTTAGTCATGAGTTAGTCCTGATGAGGAAGTGCTGACGTGACGCTGATGTGGCGGATAGTTCTGGTGAGGAAGCTTATCATGGTTGAGAGCACTTTAACTACTCTGAACGCTTGTATATAGTTATCTGTCCAAATGTAACACCTATCACTATCTCAGAATCTCATAACACTTGTTTCAGAATATTTGTTGTACAAAAGAGACAAAAAtcctttattatttttaaaacgatCAAAGTATCCAAACCAAGTCATCCAATGTTTGATCAGCAGCAACCGTCACTTCTCAATTGTTATTTGTGTCGAAATTAGTTGAGGAGGTAATTTGGTGTGATATGTATCTAACATTTTCATCTATTCCCATAGGCCCAGGCAAATCATTTGCTACGGTCACATTGTTCTAAAATGTTACAGTATTATTTGTTATATGTGATAAATTCCTCGAGCTTTAAACATGTCATTTGTAATGTCAAGAAGGAATGCACACAGGTTGGAAGTTGTTTCATAAGTTCCTAACAAAATTTAGGTTTATTCCAAAACTGTGAAACAACGAAGGCTAGATTATCCATTTAAAACAAAGCAAGCAAGTTTGGTTGAACAAAGGCATGTGGTTTGTCGCTTTTAAATTGTGTAGCATCTTGTAACAATGTATGTATATACTTTTGGTTTGCTTCCATAGCTAAATCAGGAGTCATGACACAACATATGACACGTTCATCTTGAATGGCAAATGTTTAGAGTTTAACAtgtttgcaattttttttttttttatttaattttttttttttttaagtaagcGAGAAACCCTTCTATGAACGAacgcattggctcccccatagaaggtaaaacctcgggtaatcaagcggCCCCCCCTCCCCGAGcgtgagacctggtaccgggtgaattgcgcattatgcgcaccctctagtcacacttcatttttgaacaatttgacataaccgtgtggtgtgcttcattggacaaACTTCCCCTCACCGGTTCAATTTATCTCTTAAACATATTCATTTGGATTCAATCTCGTGCCCCAAGTGTAACTACGAATTGCAAGATTTGGAACATGTATTTTTTGAATGTCTGACGTCGTCTGATTTGTGGAGATTTGTGCGCATTTGGGCTATTTGTGACATGTCATCCTTCAATTGATGGGTCGATCTTTACGAATGGTTCGGAATTTGGACTACAAACGCAAATGTGAAGTTTACGATGTTGGTTATCGTGGTTACGTTGCTCTGGATTGTATGACAATAACGTAATGGTGTTGTCATTAATGGCACATCTATGAGTAGGAGTAATTTGTTTGATTTAATTAGATTGTACACCTTAATTGGCTTAAATAGAAGCTCACTAGTTTCAAATTATTTTTTTGAAcaacgattgggatcacccgagggggactaaatcacccgttgcgatcatctcccgtttcgactatgccgatgcagtgataataaccccgcccccatcgctgccaggGAGGAAACCtcgaaaccgatccaagggcacgaccaagtaaaaccccctcccctttaccccccaaacgatatgtgtgatgccccgtacaaaaccatcgtgtacggttcatcaacaacaggatcattacaaggtcaaacactatatggtgtttgaaaaccagttttgcattcataaaaagatagcgttttacaaaagataacgtgcttcctatgaatagaagcgttaacataagtatgtgacccaaaggtcgttacaaagccgttGGTTGAAAATaaaataagttacgaatgcaaaataaaagtttcatgattgagacatctctaagtaatgcagctgaaatctaacacagcaggtccataacaacaagtctataacaccaaggcagcaagtctaacagcggaagcaacaacgtctaagcacctgagaaatacacgcttaaaaagtcaacacgaatgttggtgagctatagtttgtttgtaatcagtaaagtaatgtagaacacgagatttcagtgcttcaaacaacatttcaaaacagtatgataaagtatatgcttaaccgtgggcacccggtaactagacttaacgtatgtatataaccccctaaaagtgcacttggcgagtgcgtttgtcctcgaagtattaaacacccgttgtctgctagcgcgactagcccgagtgggcttgtcaaaccctatggatccatatctaagattcgcgttcacggttcagaaatcaatgattaaacgttaccgagctaaggggaatctttgtgccattttgtaacccacacatatataaagtttaagtactcgtgtctagtatgtaaaacgtaaaaagcgcatgtattctcagtcccaaaaatagtaaaagtagtaaagggatgctataactcacagtgaataagcagtaaaa
This genomic interval carries:
- the LOC139898142 gene encoding calreticulin-like — its product is MAGEWNYTSGKWNGDANDKGIQTSEDYRFYAISAEYPEFSNKDKTLVFQFSVKHEQKLDCGGGYMKLLSGDVDQKKFGGDTPYSIMFGPDICGYATKKVHAILTYNGENKLIKKDVPCETDQLSHVYTFILRPDATYSILIDNVEKQTGSLYSDWDLLPAKQIKDPEAKKPEDWDDKEFIHDPEDKKPEGYDDIPKEIADPDAKKPEDWDDEEDGEWTVPTIPNPEYKGPWKAKKIKNPNYQGKWKAPMIDNPDFKDDPDLYVFPKLKYVGIELWQVKSGTLFDNVLICDDPEYAKQAAEETWGKQKDAEKAAFEELEKKNEEEEAKDDPIDSDAENDDDAEPEDEEDSDDNDVKDEL